A genome region from Populus alba chromosome 5, ASM523922v2, whole genome shotgun sequence includes the following:
- the LOC118030444 gene encoding ethylene-responsive transcription factor RAP2-13 translates to MAAIMDLYSSISLQSDPLVGELMEALEPFMKSASSPTTTSPSQTPYYPSSPSLPSLPSTSYDYFVSFSTPSHLQQQQQQQQQQQPFLYPDVCCSTSTAYPFSTGFSINDPMGLQQPSSSIGLNHLTPNQIHQIQTQIHQNNSHSYLRSCQQPQTLKFLSPKPVPMKQVGTPSKSTKLYRGVRQRHWGKWVAEIRLPKNRTRLWLGTFDTAEEAALAYDKAAFKLRGDFARLNFPNLRHQGSHIGEYKPLHSSVDAKLQAICESLENSSQQKRGKVEKRSNSTKKETSSVVGTQEEEPVVKSETPSPVLTESDGSGGSSPLSDLTFPDFEEAPLEFDSGNFMLQKYPSYEIDWASILS, encoded by the coding sequence ATGGCAGCTATAATGGATCTCTACAGTAGCATATCGCTTCAATCAGACCCCTTGGTGGGCGAGTTAATGGAAGCACTTGAACCTTTTATGAAAAGTGCTTCCTCTCCAACTACCACATCTCCTTCTCAAACCCCTTACTatccttcttctccttctttacCTTCTCTCCCTTCTACTTCTTACGATTACTTCGTTTCTTTCTCTACACCATCACATctacagcaacagcaacagcaacagcaacagcaacagcccTTTTTGTACCCAGACGTTTGCTGCTCCACATCGACGGCCTACCCATTTTCAACTGGGTTCTCGATTAACGACCCAATGGGTCTCCAGCAACCATCTAGTTCAATTGGGCTCAACCACCTTACCCCAAACCAGATCCACCAGATCCAAACCCAAATCCACCAAAATAACAGCCACTCTTACCTTCGATCTTGCCAGCAACCGCAAACCCTCAAATTTTTATCCCCGAAGCCAGTCCCCATGAAACAAGTGGGTACACCATCAAAATCCACGAAGCTTTACAGAGGAGTAAGGCAAAGGCACTGGGGCAAGTGGGTCGCTGAGATCCGTTTACCCAAGAATAGAACCCGTCTCTGGCTCGGCACCTTTGACACAGCAGAGGAGGCGGCTTTGGCTTATGACAAAGCAGCTTTCAAACTCAGAGGCGACTTTGCAAGGCTTAACTTCCCTAATCTACGCCACCAAGGGTCCCACATCGGCGAGTACAAGCCTCTCCATTCCTCGGTTGATGCGAAACTCCAAGCTATTTGCGAGAGCTTGGAGAATTCTTCGCAGCAGAAACGAGGAAAAGTAGAGAAGCGAAGTAACTCGACCAAGAAGGAAACCAGCTCGGTGGTTGGGACACAGGAGGAGGAGCCGGTGGTCAAGTCTGAGACACCGTCTCCGGTGTTGACGGAGAGTGATGGGTCGGGTGGATCTTCGCCCTTGTCTGATCTGACGTTTCCGGATTTTGAGGAAGCACCGTTGGAGTTTGACTCGGGGAATTTTATGTTGCAGAAGTATCCTTCTTACGAGATTGATTGGGcttcaattttatcttaa